The Thunnus thynnus chromosome 22, fThuThy2.1, whole genome shotgun sequence genome includes a window with the following:
- the LOC137174896 gene encoding coxsackievirus and adenovirus receptor homolog has product MPTLTFSVCLLACFLFSTVSTEIKVKPGENVTLQCQSPKDEAIILFEWSRPDLKKDGYVFFLRENRPYENYQHPSFRGRVQLRDPEMKDGNVSVTLKKVNINDTGTYECRVSVKSKGHGLMNTIYLKVIDSGHTAGNTWTEGDKDEGKKEERNHGLTVGLPVAAVLLVAVIVGFVIYRQRRQRPGAPVPQQD; this is encoded by the exons atgccTACGTtgactttctctgtgtgtctcctcGCTTGTTTCCTgttctctactgtctctacag AGATAAAAGTAAAGCCTGGAGAAAATGTCACTCTTCAGTGTCAGAGTCCCAAAGATGAAGCCATCATACTGTTTGAGTGGAGCAGACCTGACCTGAAGAAAGATGGTTACGTCTTCTTCCTCAGAGAGAACCGACCATATGAAAACTACCAGCATCCATCTTTTCGTGGTCGAGTGCAGCTGAGAGATCCAGAGATGAAGGACGGAAACGTTTCTGTGACTCTGAAGAAAGTCAATATCAACGACACTGGAACATATGAGTGTCGTGTTTCTGTGAAAAGCAAAGGACATGGGCTCATGAACACCATCTACCTGAAAGTTATTGACTCGG GTCACACAGCTGGAAACACCTGGACTGAAGGAGACAAggatgaaggaaagaaggaggaacGAAATCATGGACTGACAGTTGGTCTGCCTGTTGCTGCTGTGCTTcttgttgctgttattgttggttttgtgatTTATAGACAACGTAGACAACGTCCTGGAGCACCTGTCCCCCAGCAGGACTGA